The genomic window GGAGCGGGAGACCGAGCGCACCCTGGGGCTGCTGATCGGCACCGCCGCCCGCCCGGAGTTCCGGCACGGCCTCGTCCAGTCCAGCCCCACCCTCTCGGCGCAGTGGGAGAAGTGGCTCGCGCACCCGGTCGGCCAGCCGCCCCGCAAGGTGCTGGTCCGGCTGGTCAGATACGTCTCCCGGGCCGCCGCCAAGACCAGCCCGAACAGCACCTTCACCGCGATCGGGACCGGCGCGTGGACCTCCGGCGGGGACGGCGTCCTGGTCCTCGCGCCGCTGCCGCCCGCCCGCTGCCTGATCGAACCGGACGGCACGCTGATGGCGGACCTGGCCGCCGCCGTCGCCGCCGACGCCGAGCTGCGGCCCGCGCTGCGGGTGCGCGCCAATCCCAGCCTCACCCGGGTGGGCGACCGGGTGATGGTGCTGGGCCGCCGCCCCCTGGAGGACATCGCCTCGGTCGCCGCGCTGCCCGGCGTGGAGGCGTGCCTGCGGGCGCTGGACGGCGACCGGCCCGCGCTCGGCGAGCTGTACGCGCGGCTCGGCGCGGGCACGGACGGCGGCAAGGTACGCGCCTTCGTCGACCGGCTGGCCGAACTCGGCGTCATCGAGCCGCATCTGCCGGTGGACGACCAGGAGCGGGACAAGTTCGGCGCCCTGGCACGCTGGCTGCGGCAGCACGGCGGTGCCCGCTGGGCGCCGGCCGCCGCGGCGTCCGCCCGGCTGTCCGCCGCCCTCACCGCGCCGGGGGACGCCGGTGCGGTGGCCGGCCACCGGGCGCGGCTGCGCGCGGTCGGGGCCGCGGTCACCGAGCTGCGGGCGAGCGCCGGGCTGGTGCCAGACCCCGAGGGACGGTCGGCCTCGCTGCACGAATACGCCGTCTTCCCCGGGCCCGTCGCCACGGCCGCGCTGCCCGCCTGGCAGGACCCGCTGGCGAGCCTGGAGCTGATCCGCCGCTGGATGGCGCCGCACGACACCGCCCTCCCGCTGCGGCTCGCCCTCGGCGCGTACGGGAACAGCCGCTACCCGGCCGGGGATCCGGTGCCCTTCCTGGTCTTCCACCGGGCGCTGCTCGCCGATCTCGCCGGTGGCGGCGGCGGCCCGCTGGACGACCTGCGGACGCTGCTCGCCCTCGGCGGCACCGGCAGGGGCGCCGCCACCTGGCGGTCGGCCGCGCTGCGGGACCTGGCCGCGCTGCGGGCCCGCTCGGTGGCCGCCCTGCTCGGGACGCCGCCTGGCGCCGACGGTGTCGCGCGGCCGGACCCGGACCTGCCGGCCGGGGACGCCGGCCTGCCGTCCTGGGCGGTCCCGGCCGGCTCGGTCGCCTGGTTCGTCCAGCCGGACGGGCCGCGGCTGGTGCTCAACTGCGCGATGAGCGGCCATGGCAGGGGCCGCGACCGCTCCCTCTACCTCATCGCCCACGGCGGCGGCGACCTCCCGCCCACCGCGGCGCCGCCCACGGAGGCGCTGGTGGCCGACTCCTCCGGCGACTTCGGGCACAGCCTGAACCTGCGGCGGGCGGACGGCGGCCACGAGCTCGACTACCCCTTCACCGTCCACTCCCCCGGACACCGCCCGGTGACCGCCCTGCGGGACCTCGGCGTCGGGCGGGACCCGGACACCGGGCTGCTCGTGCTGCGGCACCTCGGCAGCGGGCGGCGCGTGGTCCCGGCGCACCGCGGGATGGTCGTGGAGACCGGCCTGCCCCCGGCGCTGCAACTGCTCTGCCGCGGCCTGGGCGCCAGTCCGGGCTGGCTGCTGCGCCCTGACGACCTGCTGGCGCCGCCGGTCCTGGACGCCGCGGTCAGCGCGGCCCCCAGGATCGAGGTCGGCGCCGTCGTGCTGCGCCGCGCCACCTGGACGGTGCCCGCCGCGCTGGTCCCGCGCCGGACGGCCGGCGAGCCGGCGGCGTCGCTGCTGCTGCGGCTGCACCGCTGGCTGGCCGAACACCGCATCCCGCAGCGGTGCTTCGTGCGGACCAGCACGCCGGGCGGCGCCGGCTGGGCGGCGGCCGGCCCCGCCAAGGCCCGCAAGCCGCTCTACGTCGATTTCGCGAGCCCCTGGCTGGTCGCGCTGTTCGAGCGGCTGACGTCTGAGGCCACCGACCCGGTGGCGTTCACCGAAGCGCTGCCGTCGGTCGGGGACGGGCCAGGTGAGCGGCGTACCGCCGAAGTCGTGGTCGAGACGGCGGCGGTGACGCGGTGAGCTGGGTGAGCCTGCACGCCTTCCACCACGGTGACCTCGACGTGCTGCTGCTCGACGGGGTCCGCCCGCTGGTGGACGACCTGCGGCGGGCAGCACTGATCGACGGCTTCTTCTACCTGCGCTACTGGGACGGCGGGCCGCACCTGCGCGTCCGCCTCCGTACCGCGCGCGACGCCGAGGTCACCGGCATCGCCCTGGGCGCGCTGCGCGGCTACCTGCGGGACCACCCGGCGGCCGACCGCCCGCAGCCCGGCTACCCGGCGCAGTCCGCCCGGCTGGCGGCGGCGGAGGGCGTCACCGACCACCTGCGCACCCCCGAGCCCAACAACACCGTGCGGGCCGTCGCCTACCGGCCCGAGACCGGCCGCTACGGCGAGGGCGTCTCGCTGGCGGCCGCGGAGCGGCACTTCGGCGAGTCCAGCCGGATCGCGCTGGGCCTGATCGCCGCGGGGGCGGACCGCGGGCAGCGGCAGATCGCGGCCTTCGCCGCGCTCGTCCTCGCCTGGCAGGGCCTGCCCCGGCCCCCCGTCCCGCCGGCGGACCCGGCGACGGAAGCCGGCGACGACGAGGCCTACCGGGGCAACGTGACGCTGCTGCACGACGTGGCGGCCGCGGCGGCGCGGATCGCCGCCGGCACCTCACCGCTGCCGGACGACGGCGCCCTGACGGCCTGGTGGCGGACGGTCAGCAGCCTGCCGGAGCCCGGGGTGCGCGACATCTGCGCGCACCTCTTCTGCAACCGGCTGGGCGTCGGACCGCGCGAGGAACACCGGCTGCGCCGGCTGGCGTACCGCACCGTGACCTGTGAGAGCGAGGACCGATGACCGAACCGGCAGGCTGGCACACCCTGCGCGTCGACCACTTCGCGGACGCGGGCCGCAGCGACCTGATCCTGGACGCGGTACGCCCGCTGTTCGGCGAGCTGTCGGGACAGGTCGGCGCCGCCTACTTCCTCCAGCACTGGCGGCGCGGCCCCCACCTGCGCCTGAACGTGCTGACGACACCCGAGGTGCTGGACGCGGTCGTGCTGCCCGCGGCGGACCGCACGGTCGGCGCCCACCTGCGGGAGCGCCCGTCGCGGTCAGCGCTGGACGTCCGCGCCCTGCTGCCCCGGCACCGCGAGCTGGCGGCGGTCGAGCTGGACGACCGCCCGCTGGGGCCGCCGAGCACCGACAACACCCTGAGCACCGAGCCCTACGACTCCCGGGCCGGCGTCCTGGGCGGCCCCGCGGCGGCGGCCCTGATCGCCGGCTTCTACGTGGCCGCCAACCCGGCCGCCTTCAGCGCACTGGAGGCGGCACGGGCCGAACGGCAGCGGCTGTGGGCCGCGTTCGACCTGATGGCCGCGACCGCGCACCTCTTCTCCGGCGGCGGTGTGTCCCGCGGCTACGTGTCCTTCCGCGCCCACGCGGACACCCACCTCACCCGCACCGCCGACCAGCGGCGTACCCGGGCCGCCTGGGACCGGCTGCACCGGGCCGCGGCTCCCGCGCTGGCCGGCCGGCTCCGCCAGGTGGTCACCGCGGTCGACAGCTGCGGCGGCCCGCCCCACGTCAGGGACTGGGCGGCCGCGCTGCGCACCGTACGGGAACCGGCCCTCGCGCTCGCCGACGCAGGCGGGCTGACGATGGACCACCCCTCCCGCCCGGCCCGCGGCAGCACGCCCTTCCTGCGCGAGCTGCTGGCCAACGAGGACTTCCAGCTGCGGATGAAGACCTCCGTCCCCTTCCGGCGCTACCGGCTTCTGCTGAACCTGCTCTACCTCCAGCTCACCAGGATCGGGATCCGCCCCGACGAGCGCTATCTGCTGTGCCACCTGGTCGCGGGCACCGTCGAGGACGCCTACGGGGTGGACGCGGCCACCGTGGTCCGCGAGACGTCGGCCGCGCTGCGGGAGCAGCGGTGACCGGCGCCGTCGAGCGGCGCATGGCGCTACGCCCCGGGGTGCGGCTGGTGACCGGCAGGGACTCGGGGATCTCACTGCTCGACGGCGGACGGCACAGCGAGGCCGTCGGCGTGCTGACCCAGCCGCAGAAAGCGGTGCTGCGGGCGCTCGCGGCGGGCGAGTGCGCGCAGGCCGACCTGGACGTGCTCGCCGGGCCGGCGGCCGGGCCGCTGGTGCGGCGGCTGCACGCCGGCGGCTGGCTCACCGTCCACTACGCCTTCGGCGGCCGGCGCCTGGTGACGGTACGGCCGCTGGGACCGCTGGGACCCCCCACTGCGCATCGCGGGCCGCCCGCGCACGCCCCCGCCGAGGCCCGGCTGTCGCGGTTCGCCGTGCTGCGCGGGCACGGCGGCGCCCTGGTCCTGGAGTCGCCGCTGAGCCGTGCGGTCTTCGAGGTGCACAGCCCCGAGGCGATGGCCCTGCTGCACGCGCTGGCCGGCGGTCCCCCGCCGGCGGACCTGGCCGCGCCGGTACGCACCGGTCTCCTCGCCCTGTTGGCCCGTTACGGCTTCCTGGACGACGCCGCCGCCGAGGACCCGCCGGACCTGGCCACCGAGCAGTGGAGCCCGCACGAGCTGTGGTTCCACCGCGGCAGCCGCGCGGGCCACCACGACCTGCCCTACGGGGCCACCGGCTGGGCGGAGGGCCGCTTCCCGCCGCTGCCTGCGCGCCGCCCGCCCTGGCCGGGCGCTCCCGTACAGCTGCCCGTCCCCGAGGCCGGCGCCCCGGCCATGCCGCTGGGCGCGGCGCTGCGCGCGCGGCGCTCGCTGCGGACGGCGGACGAGCGGGCGCCGCTGACCGTCGCCGGGCTCGGCGAGTTCCTGTACCTGAGCGCCGCGGCGGACACCGGTGGCCCCGGCGGGGCGCTGCGCGCCAGCCCCTCGGGCGGCGGCCTGCACGCCCTTGAGCTGTACCCGGTGGTGCGCACGGTCGACGGCCTGCCCGGCGGGATGTACCACTACGACCCCTACGGCCACCTGCTGGAACCGGTCCCGGCGCGGCCGGCGACCGTCCGCAGGCTGCTCGCCGACGCCACCGCGGCGACCGGCGGCGCAGCGCCGCAGGTGCTGCTCGTGGTCTCGGCCCGCTTCGGCCGGGTGATGTGGAAGTACCGCAGCATGGCCTACGCGCTCGTCCTGAAGGACCTGGGCGCGCTGCTGCAGACGATGTATCTGGTGGCCACCGCGACCGGCCTGGCCCCGTGCGCCCTGGGCACCGGCGACGCGGACCTGTTCGCGCTGGCCACCGGGCTCGACCCGCTGGCCGAGTCGAGCGTCGGCGAGTTCGCCCTCTCCAGCCGGCCGGACCCCGGCTGAGCCGGCGCCGTCAGTCCTGCGGGCCGGCCGGCAGCAGGGGGCGCATGAAGGTGCGCTCGTAGCGCAGCACGCAGGCGCTGTCGTCGCGGACGGCGTCGGCGGCGATGAACTCCGGGTCCTGGCCGAAGAGCGAGCGGTACTCCTCGTAGGCGGCCAGCGAGGGGAAGCTGAAGAGCGCGAGGGCCTTGTCGCTGGCCCCCTCGGACGGCAGGAAGTAGCCGTGGTGCGTCCCGCCCTGCCGCTGCACCAGGTCCATCCAGCGGCGCGCGAACTCCTCGAAAGCGGCGATCTGCGACGGGTCGATGGTGTAGTCGACGACACAGGTGATCATCGGGGGTCCCTTCTTGCGGGCGTCGCGGGCGTCGCACGCGCGGTGGCCGGTCCGGGTCGGGTCCGGCGGATCTGCACCCTACGGCGTCGGCGGGCGCGCCCGGCGCCCGGGCCGGCCCCCCGCACGGTCTCACCGGGGCGTCAGGGAGCGGAAGCTGTGCCCGAGTTCGGGCCCGAGACCGTGGTAGTGCCTGAAGTTGTAGATCAGCGGGCTCCACGCGGCCGGGTCGACGTGCTGGGTGCCGGGGACGACGATCCGCGGGTCGGCGTGCACCTTGAGCACCCGGGCCTCGACGATGAGGAACTCCCCCGAGGCGTCGGCCCGGACCGCCGCGGCCCGGGCCTCCAGCTGGAGCGGGCACCCGGCGACCCGGGGCGGCCGCACCAGCTCCGCGGGCTGCGGCCGCAGGCCGGCGGCGGCGAACTTGTCCGGTTCGAAGCGGAAGGTGCCGCGCTTGTGCGCGGGGACCGGATTGCGGCCGGTCAACGGTGCCAGCCGCTCCACCGCGGGCCACTGCTCGGGCCCGGGAAGGCTGACGACGAGGTCGGGGCGGCTGCGCAGGTTGGCCGCCGTCTGCCCTTCACCGCCCAGCCCGAGGACGACCACCTGGCCGAGCGCCCAGGCCGACGACATCGGCGCCAGGTTGAACGAGCCGTCCTCGTTCTCCGTCGAGAGCAGCACGACCGGCGTCCCGAAATACAGGATGCTCGGTGTGATGGCCACATGGCCTGCCGGGGTGTCCGCGGGCCTGCTGCTGAGCTTCGCGCTGTCCATGACGCCGACCGTAGGGCCGCGACGTTTCGGCACCCGCCGAAGGATCCCCCGGCCGCCGGCTCCGGGGGCGCCGGCGCGGTGTCAGCGCCGGGACGGCAGGAGCTCCGGGTGCCGGGCCGCCGACGCGCGGGCGGCGCCTGCCGCGGCCAGCAGCCAGGCGGCCACCGAGATCCACAGCAGTACGGCGCCGAGGCCGTGCAGCCAGCGGGTGCCCGTCGCGTCGCTGGTGAACAGGGTGGCCTCCGCGGTCATGCCGAGCGGGAAGACGGTCGACCAGCGGCGCAGGTCGTAGTGCGGCCGCGGGTAGGCGATCTCGGCGAGGGCGAGGACGGCGCACCAGGCCAGGTCGAGTGACAGCAGCACGTAGGCGCCGGTGCGCAGGGCCGAGTGGGCGCCGCCGGTCCACACCGGCGACGTGCTGAGCTTGGCGGTGGTCAGCGCGGCGATGGCGATCGCGCCCCCGGAGATCCACTGGTCCCCCGCCCCGACGGTGACCTGCCGGAAGCCGAAGCGGGGCAGCGCCGCCAGGTAGAGCACGATGCCCAGGGCGCAGGCGGCCAGCGCCGCCGACGCCAGCCACTCGGAGTGCTCGGCGAGCGAGAGGGTGATCGCGAGCACCGCCAGGCTCTCGGCCGCGACGCAGACAAGGAAGACCACGCCCGGCATCCGGCGCTTCCAGTGCCGCAGAACGGAGACCAGCAGCCACGGGCAGACGGCGGCTGACAGCGCCAGCAGGATCTCGGCGACCGTCTGCCAGCCGAACAGCGACAGCCGCGTCCCCAGCACGCAGGACGCCGCGACCGCGGTCAGTCCCGGCGGGCTGGCGGCAACGGCCTGCCAGCCCGCCCGGTCCCAGCCGAGCCGCAGCGCGAAGGCCGCCGCCAGCACCACCCACACCAGGGCGGTGACCGCGAGGGCGGCGCCGGACAGCGACGCGTGGCCGAGCCGGCCAAGGCCCACCGAGATGATCCCGGTCGCCATCACCACGGCCCCGGCGCCCGGCGATGTGCCGCGCAGCATCTCCAGCACCTGCGCGACGGTGGGCCGGGATCGCGCTCCGCTCCCGGCCGGCGCGTCGGAAGTGCCGGGGCTGGGACGGCCGGGAGGTGAGGTCACCTGTTCATCGCACCGCACGGCCCGCCGGCCCGCCACCGCGCCGGGCCGAAGGAACGACCCGGACACCCGGCCCGCGGCGGTCCCGGGGCCCTGGTCGCCGCCTCGCAACCGACGCTGCTTCCGGCCACGCCGGGCGGAGGGACCGCGTACGGCCTCGGCGGCCCGTACTGAGTACGGATGCTCATGCGCCGCCGCCGTCCGCCCGGGAATACTTCGTGCCGGACGGACGCAGGGTCCGGCACGTCGACGAGCACCGGGAGGCGTCATGCCCGACTATCTTCCGCCGGGGAAGTTCGACCCGCGGCCGCCCCGGGG from Streptomyces sp. NBC_01198 includes these protein-coding regions:
- a CDS encoding lantibiotic dehydratase, whose amino-acid sequence is MPRLDPLTATSTVLEVAAPFVVRIAGLPASALTGLSSAPLRELLARTLAEERAVAGEGRALADDLGALIGEPGDPALKPLLVGLRRSLFRGRAPRGSEWSTAVRAALPAGTADRIGAWTERLARRDRLAAGLPGTLERETERTLGLLIGTAARPEFRHGLVQSSPTLSAQWEKWLAHPVGQPPRKVLVRLVRYVSRAAAKTSPNSTFTAIGTGAWTSGGDGVLVLAPLPPARCLIEPDGTLMADLAAAVAADAELRPALRVRANPSLTRVGDRVMVLGRRPLEDIASVAALPGVEACLRALDGDRPALGELYARLGAGTDGGKVRAFVDRLAELGVIEPHLPVDDQERDKFGALARWLRQHGGARWAPAAAASARLSAALTAPGDAGAVAGHRARLRAVGAAVTELRASAGLVPDPEGRSASLHEYAVFPGPVATAALPAWQDPLASLELIRRWMAPHDTALPLRLALGAYGNSRYPAGDPVPFLVFHRALLADLAGGGGGPLDDLRTLLALGGTGRGAATWRSAALRDLAALRARSVAALLGTPPGADGVARPDPDLPAGDAGLPSWAVPAGSVAWFVQPDGPRLVLNCAMSGHGRGRDRSLYLIAHGGGDLPPTAAPPTEALVADSSGDFGHSLNLRRADGGHELDYPFTVHSPGHRPVTALRDLGVGRDPDTGLLVLRHLGSGRRVVPAHRGMVVETGLPPALQLLCRGLGASPGWLLRPDDLLAPPVLDAAVSAAPRIEVGAVVLRRATWTVPAALVPRRTAGEPAASLLLRLHRWLAEHRIPQRCFVRTSTPGGAGWAAAGPAKARKPLYVDFASPWLVALFERLTSEATDPVAFTEALPSVGDGPGERRTAEVVVETAAVTR
- a CDS encoding lantibiotic dehydratase C-terminal domain-containing protein codes for the protein MSWVSLHAFHHGDLDVLLLDGVRPLVDDLRRAALIDGFFYLRYWDGGPHLRVRLRTARDAEVTGIALGALRGYLRDHPAADRPQPGYPAQSARLAAAEGVTDHLRTPEPNNTVRAVAYRPETGRYGEGVSLAAAERHFGESSRIALGLIAAGADRGQRQIAAFAALVLAWQGLPRPPVPPADPATEAGDDEAYRGNVTLLHDVAAAAARIAAGTSPLPDDGALTAWWRTVSSLPEPGVRDICAHLFCNRLGVGPREEHRLRRLAYRTVTCESEDR
- a CDS encoding thiopeptide maturation pyridine synthase; amino-acid sequence: MTEPAGWHTLRVDHFADAGRSDLILDAVRPLFGELSGQVGAAYFLQHWRRGPHLRLNVLTTPEVLDAVVLPAADRTVGAHLRERPSRSALDVRALLPRHRELAAVELDDRPLGPPSTDNTLSTEPYDSRAGVLGGPAAAALIAGFYVAANPAAFSALEAARAERQRLWAAFDLMAATAHLFSGGGVSRGYVSFRAHADTHLTRTADQRRTRAAWDRLHRAAAPALAGRLRQVVTAVDSCGGPPHVRDWAAALRTVREPALALADAGGLTMDHPSRPARGSTPFLRELLANEDFQLRMKTSVPFRRYRLLLNLLYLQLTRIGIRPDERYLLCHLVAGTVEDAYGVDAATVVRETSAALREQR
- a CDS encoding SagB family peptide dehydrogenase, giving the protein MTGAVERRMALRPGVRLVTGRDSGISLLDGGRHSEAVGVLTQPQKAVLRALAAGECAQADLDVLAGPAAGPLVRRLHAGGWLTVHYAFGGRRLVTVRPLGPLGPPTAHRGPPAHAPAEARLSRFAVLRGHGGALVLESPLSRAVFEVHSPEAMALLHALAGGPPPADLAAPVRTGLLALLARYGFLDDAAAEDPPDLATEQWSPHELWFHRGSRAGHHDLPYGATGWAEGRFPPLPARRPPWPGAPVQLPVPEAGAPAMPLGAALRARRSLRTADERAPLTVAGLGEFLYLSAAADTGGPGGALRASPSGGGLHALELYPVVRTVDGLPGGMYHYDPYGHLLEPVPARPATVRRLLADATAATGGAAPQVLLVVSARFGRVMWKYRSMAYALVLKDLGALLQTMYLVATATGLAPCALGTGDADLFALATGLDPLAESSVGEFALSSRPDPG
- a CDS encoding NIPSNAP family protein — its product is MITCVVDYTIDPSQIAAFEEFARRWMDLVQRQGGTHHGYFLPSEGASDKALALFSFPSLAAYEEYRSLFGQDPEFIAADAVRDDSACVLRYERTFMRPLLPAGPQD
- a CDS encoding flavin reductase family protein encodes the protein MDSAKLSSRPADTPAGHVAITPSILYFGTPVVLLSTENEDGSFNLAPMSSAWALGQVVVLGLGGEGQTAANLRSRPDLVVSLPGPEQWPAVERLAPLTGRNPVPAHKRGTFRFEPDKFAAAGLRPQPAELVRPPRVAGCPLQLEARAAAVRADASGEFLIVEARVLKVHADPRIVVPGTQHVDPAAWSPLIYNFRHYHGLGPELGHSFRSLTPR
- a CDS encoding tellurite resistance/C4-dicarboxylate transporter family protein — translated: MTSPPGRPSPGTSDAPAGSGARSRPTVAQVLEMLRGTSPGAGAVVMATGIISVGLGRLGHASLSGAALAVTALVWVVLAAAFALRLGWDRAGWQAVAASPPGLTAVAASCVLGTRLSLFGWQTVAEILLALSAAVCPWLLVSVLRHWKRRMPGVVFLVCVAAESLAVLAITLSLAEHSEWLASAALAACALGIVLYLAALPRFGFRQVTVGAGDQWISGGAIAIAALTTAKLSTSPVWTGGAHSALRTGAYVLLSLDLAWCAVLALAEIAYPRPHYDLRRWSTVFPLGMTAEATLFTSDATGTRWLHGLGAVLLWISVAAWLLAAAGAARASAARHPELLPSRR